Below is a window of Quadrisphaera setariae DNA.
GTGCGTCGCCCGGTGGCGCAGCTCGGCCTCCAGCCGGGCGCGCTCGCGCACCCCGCGCGCCACGGTGCCCACGAGGGCGTTGAGCGAGGCCGGCACCGTGCCGAGGGCGTCGTCGGCGTGCTCGGGCAGGCGCAGGTCCGCGGCGTGCAGCGGTGCGTCGTCCCCCGTGGTGGTGGCCCACCCGGCCGCCTGCTCGACCAGGCGCACCTGGACGCCGAGCGCGCGCAGGTGCCGGACGAGCACGAGCCGGACCAGGCCGGCGTTCGCCGCGCCGACGGCCACCCCGGCGGCCACGCACACCACGACGAAGCCCGGCGCGGAGACGGCGGACCAGGGCGCGGTGCCGGTCAGGGCCACCACCGGCGGGAACGCCAGGCCGGTGACCACGCCCAGGCCGACCATCGCCGTCTCCAGGGCGCGCAGCGGGCGGCGCCGCAGCGGAGCGGTCGTGCGCGGCCGCGCGGGGTGTGACGGGGGCTCCACGGGTGGATCTTCGGCAGCGCGGTCGGCGGTCTTGACCTGCGCCCCCGTCCGCCACCAGCGAACAGCCGGAGCGCCCTCCCGCGGAACACCCCTCTGACCTGGGAGCGTTGCTCCCTGTGACGGGAGGCCGACCCGGTCCTCCCCCTCCGGGCCGACCAGGTGCGGGGCGCGAGCCCCCACCGCCGTCGCACCCCGGGGATAGCATCGTCAGGGTCAGTGAGGTCGTCCGGCCCACCGGTGGCAGCCGGTGAGCGGGGTTCCGCACCGCCCACGCTCGCGAGGAGCGCACCATGTTCGAGAGGTTCACCGACCGCGCCCGCCGCGTCGTCGTCCTGGCTCAGGAAGAGGCCAGGATGCTCAACCACAACTACATCGGCACCGAGCACATCCTGCTCGGGCTGATCCACGAGGGTGAGGGCGTCGCCGCCAAGGCGATGGAGTCCCTCGGCATCTCCCTCGACTCCGTGCGCGAGCAGGTGCAGGAGATCATCGGCCAGGGCCAGCAGGCCCCCTCCGGTCACATCCCCTTCACGCCGCGCGCCAAGAAGGTCCTCGAGCTGTCGCTGCGCGAGGCGCTGCAGCTCGGCCACAACTACATCGGCACCGAGCACATCCTGCTCGGGCTGATCCGCGAGGGCGAGGGCGTCGCCGCCCAGGTCCTCGTCAAGCTCGGCGCCGACCTCAACCGCGTGCGCCAGCAGGTGCTGCAGCTGCTGTCCGGCTACCAGGGCAAGGAGCCCGCCACCGCCGGCGGTCCCCAGGAGGGCACCCCGTCGGGCTCGCTGGTCCTCGACCAGTTCGGCCGCAACCTCACCCAGGCCGCCCGCGAGGGCAAGCTCGACCCGGTGATCGGCCGCGGCAAGG
It encodes the following:
- a CDS encoding GGDEF domain-containing protein, translating into MEPPSHPARPRTTAPLRRRPLRALETAMVGLGVVTGLAFPPVVALTGTAPWSAVSAPGFVVVCVAAGVAVGAANAGLVRLVLVRHLRALGVQVRLVEQAAGWATTTGDDAPLHAADLRLPEHADDALGTVPASLNALVGTVARGVRERARLEAELRHRATHDALTGLARRGHLVDLLDRALADAAAPRPAVLFVDLDDFKAVNDVHGHHAGDAVLRAVAERLHDVLAPGDVPSRFGGDEFVVLVADGDLERARDAVARVWERPVHVAGAALAVAGSCGGVRARPGELSADAVLQRADARMYACKQARRQGAQAPVAAR